A stretch of the Acidilobus sp. 7A genome encodes the following:
- a CDS encoding thioredoxin family protein, which translates to MYEKDNDAWLNLSEKLEERAFYLERALKEFVVNVTQSNMSSLINENKVLFLYFTAEWCGPCINFYKTFKEVAMKYLVPGVAFGKVDVDSAYAVADKYQVRHIPSILIIADGKVVDTIVGQVSKDELEKRMGTYIKKALAQH; encoded by the coding sequence ATGTATGAGAAGGATAACGATGCGTGGCTTAATCTCTCGGAAAAGCTTGAAGAAAGGGCCTTCTACCTGGAGAGGGCTCTAAAAGAGTTTGTCGTTAACGTAACACAGTCTAATATGAGCTCACTCATAAACGAGAACAAGGTGTTATTCCTTTACTTCACTGCCGAGTGGTGTGGCCCCTGCATAAACTTCTATAAGACCTTCAAGGAAGTTGCAATGAAATACCTAGTTCCAGGTGTGGCCTTTGGTAAGGTAGACGTAGACTCGGCTTATGCAGTAGCTGATAAGTATCAGGTGAGGCACATACCCTCTATACTCATAATAGCGGATGGGAAGGTCGTTGATACTATAGTGGGTCAGGTCAGCAAGGATGAGCTTGAGAAGAGGATGGGCACGTACATTAAGAAGGCGCTGGCCCAGCATTAG
- a CDS encoding phosphoglucomutase, whose product MPLFGTAGARGPYPEKINPRLIYSIALAAARHIADSKGSAVVGHDSRLTSPLLSLATASGFMAGGMDVILIGTAPLPVVAYEVKRSRSSLGASISASHNPPMDNGIKLLKKDGMELFRAEESSLEGYINSATEVPWDRVGYFTTENYAVESYINEALEFVDTSLWRRADRPKVLVDCANGAASVVTPKLLREAGFEKIISVNCNLDGTFPGRLPEPRPDVMTSLQPVLEGSNAEVLLAHDGDADRLAVLTRGLGFVKQDLIIALLAQRKLSESKGNVVVSVDVGYEVQEVVEKTGGKIVRAPLGRLHEYMDSNTLMAAEPWKLIDPKWGPWPDGIFQALLLLDEVMRRGRSVNEVILSLPSYPSARLSFLVGSESDKEQLYEVLSRRAEKLLGVKVTSLLAIDGVRVEGEDGSWLLVRKSGTEMKVRVYAQATKPARLKDIIDNVKAVASSTSDRARPSVLSVEEAINMA is encoded by the coding sequence TTGCCCTTATTCGGAACAGCGGGAGCCAGAGGCCCCTACCCAGAAAAGATTAACCCAAGGCTAATTTATAGCATAGCCTTAGCAGCGGCCAGGCACATAGCGGACTCCAAGGGAAGTGCCGTAGTGGGGCACGACTCCAGGCTCACGAGCCCGCTTCTGTCGCTGGCGACGGCCTCGGGCTTCATGGCAGGCGGCATGGATGTGATACTTATTGGCACGGCGCCTCTCCCAGTTGTAGCCTACGAGGTCAAGAGGTCGCGCTCCTCACTTGGGGCCTCGATCTCAGCGAGCCATAACCCGCCCATGGATAATGGCATTAAGCTGTTGAAGAAGGACGGCATGGAACTCTTCAGAGCCGAGGAGAGCTCCCTTGAGGGCTACATAAATTCAGCAACGGAGGTGCCGTGGGACAGGGTCGGCTACTTCACTACTGAGAATTATGCCGTCGAGTCTTATATAAATGAGGCCCTAGAGTTTGTTGACACGAGCCTGTGGCGCAGGGCTGACAGGCCTAAGGTTTTGGTCGACTGCGCTAACGGCGCTGCCAGCGTCGTGACTCCAAAGCTCCTCAGGGAGGCAGGATTCGAAAAAATCATAAGCGTAAACTGTAACCTTGACGGCACGTTCCCAGGAAGGCTTCCTGAGCCGAGGCCTGACGTGATGACGTCCCTGCAGCCTGTCCTTGAGGGCTCGAACGCCGAGGTCCTCCTAGCTCATGATGGCGACGCTGACAGGCTGGCAGTCCTAACTAGGGGGTTAGGCTTTGTAAAGCAGGACCTTATAATAGCCCTGCTGGCACAGCGCAAGCTAAGCGAGAGCAAGGGTAACGTTGTGGTCTCTGTTGATGTAGGCTACGAGGTGCAGGAGGTTGTAGAAAAGACAGGCGGCAAAATAGTTCGCGCGCCCTTAGGTAGGCTACACGAGTATATGGACAGTAACACGTTAATGGCTGCTGAGCCCTGGAAGCTCATAGATCCAAAGTGGGGGCCGTGGCCTGACGGCATCTTCCAAGCACTCCTCCTGCTGGATGAGGTCATGAGAAGAGGGCGCAGCGTAAACGAGGTCATACTATCATTGCCGTCATATCCAAGTGCCAGGCTCTCGTTCCTGGTGGGAAGCGAGAGCGATAAGGAGCAATTATACGAAGTGCTCTCGCGGCGGGCGGAGAAGCTCTTAGGAGTCAAGGTTACAAGCCTCCTCGCCATAGATGGCGTAAGAGTGGAGGGCGAGGATGGCAGCTGGCTCCTCGTAAGGAAAAGCGGCACTGAGATGAAGGTGAGGGTCTACGCCCAGGCCACAAAGCCTGCTAGGCTGAAGGATATAATTGATAACGTTAAGGCCGTAGCGTCTTCCACGTCGGACCGCGCGAGGCCTAGCGTTCTCAGCGTCGAGGAGGCCATAAACATGGCGTAA
- a CDS encoding nicotinate phosphoribosyltransferase, translating into MKATSKEPRLFVASKDEIVSGEASDIYFKRTQEVLMYAGLSSVKVRMEVHLYSEPPEGEWAVYAGLEEALAIMKDKPFTVYSLPEGTLFKRKTPLMLIEAPYEAFAPFEAPVLGVLRFESSIATKSARIRVAAGNKLYLFFGLRALHPAVFPAADRAAYIGGADSVSGILSEKYLGLTPQGTMPHALIIAIGDQRKAWQLFAELYSGKVNVIALSDTFDDERQEAMMAAELLKDKLWGVRLDTPSSRRGNMHDIIEEVKWTLQLHGYKNVRVIVSGGLDEQSILELRDVADGFGVGTTVAMPRSVDLSMDIVEVNRGNGWEPIAKRGKMPGAKMVYSCGALKHHVAPWSSEPPSCEDGRRPEQLLVKYLDNGKLVRDLPSLDSIRSYVISQLKELKLLP; encoded by the coding sequence GTGAAAGCTACGTCGAAGGAGCCGCGGCTGTTTGTTGCTTCCAAGGATGAGATAGTAAGCGGTGAGGCCAGCGACATTTACTTCAAGAGGACGCAGGAGGTCTTAATGTACGCGGGCCTCAGCAGCGTCAAAGTCAGGATGGAGGTGCACCTATACAGCGAGCCGCCTGAGGGCGAGTGGGCAGTTTACGCGGGGCTTGAGGAGGCCCTAGCCATAATGAAGGACAAGCCGTTCACTGTGTACTCGCTCCCTGAGGGCACGCTTTTTAAGAGGAAGACTCCTCTAATGCTGATAGAGGCTCCTTATGAGGCCTTCGCGCCGTTCGAGGCTCCAGTACTTGGAGTCCTCAGGTTTGAGAGCAGCATAGCGACAAAGTCGGCTAGAATCAGGGTAGCAGCTGGCAACAAACTTTACCTCTTCTTTGGGCTCAGGGCGCTTCATCCCGCCGTCTTTCCAGCGGCTGACAGGGCCGCATACATAGGTGGCGCTGACTCGGTCAGTGGTATACTTTCAGAGAAGTACCTGGGCCTGACGCCTCAGGGAACTATGCCTCACGCCCTGATAATAGCTATTGGGGACCAGAGGAAAGCGTGGCAGCTCTTTGCAGAGCTCTACAGCGGCAAGGTAAATGTGATTGCGCTCTCGGACACATTTGACGACGAGAGGCAGGAGGCCATGATGGCAGCCGAGCTGCTCAAGGACAAGCTGTGGGGGGTAAGGCTTGACACGCCGTCAAGCAGGAGGGGCAACATGCACGACATTATAGAGGAGGTCAAGTGGACCCTTCAGCTCCACGGCTATAAGAACGTGAGGGTCATAGTCAGCGGTGGCCTTGACGAACAGAGCATACTGGAGTTACGTGACGTCGCTGATGGGTTTGGTGTTGGCACTACTGTTGCAATGCCAAGGAGCGTCGACCTGAGCATGGATATAGTCGAGGTGAACCGCGGTAACGGCTGGGAACCGATAGCCAAGAGGGGGAAGATGCCAGGGGCCAAGATGGTGTACTCATGTGGCGCGCTTAAACATCACGTGGCACCCTGGAGCAGCGAGCCGCCGTCCTGCGAGGACGGCAGGAGGCCTGAGCAGCTCCTAGTTAAATACCTAGACAATGGCAAGTTGGTCCGTGATCTGCCGTCCTTGGACAGCATAAGGTCTTACGTGATCTCGCAGCTTAAGGAGCTGAAGCTGCTGCCATAG
- a CDS encoding KaiC domain-containing protein, which yields MSARIERLSTGVRGIDEMLGGGIPRGFFVAVVGEPGTGKTIFALHYAWRGIKDNDKVIYVTTEESRESIIKQAKMFNMDLDKAVDEGKAIIIDALLKSQNDEWSLDEIDVETLVNKVIEAKRRLGYGRSRLIIDSMSTFWLDKPAMARKYSYAVKRVLYRWDFTVLMTSQYAITTSSAFGWGLEHVADGIIRFGRRVIGGELRRYILVEKMRQTPHDLRVHFIDIRDGEGLVLLGPANFSREDLALPEDIKRRIRESKEREPGP from the coding sequence GTGTCGGCGCGCATAGAGAGGCTCTCAACAGGAGTACGCGGCATAGACGAAATGCTAGGGGGAGGCATACCAAGGGGCTTCTTTGTTGCCGTGGTGGGGGAGCCCGGCACCGGCAAGACTATCTTCGCCCTTCACTATGCGTGGCGGGGCATAAAGGATAACGACAAGGTCATTTACGTGACGACCGAGGAGAGCAGGGAGAGCATAATAAAGCAGGCGAAGATGTTTAACATGGACTTAGATAAGGCAGTTGATGAGGGAAAGGCTATAATAATAGATGCGCTGCTCAAGTCTCAGAACGATGAGTGGTCGCTTGACGAGATCGACGTGGAGACCCTGGTAAACAAGGTGATAGAGGCCAAGAGGAGGCTGGGCTATGGCAGGTCAAGGCTAATAATTGACAGCATGAGCACCTTCTGGCTTGACAAGCCAGCAATGGCTAGGAAGTACAGCTACGCCGTCAAGAGGGTCCTATATAGGTGGGACTTCACGGTACTCATGACGAGCCAGTACGCTATAACTACGTCAAGCGCCTTCGGCTGGGGGCTTGAGCATGTGGCTGATGGCATTATAAGGTTCGGCAGGAGGGTCATAGGCGGCGAGCTCAGGAGGTACATCCTTGTAGAGAAGATGAGGCAGACGCCGCATGACCTCAGGGTCCACTTCATTGATATAAGGGACGGCGAGGGATTGGTCTTGCTGGGGCCAGCAAACTTCAGCAGGGAGGACCTGGCGTTGCCGGAGGACATCAAGAGAAGAATCAGGGAGTCTAAGGAGAGGGAGCCGGGGCCTTAG
- a CDS encoding methionine adenosyltransferase — MPRNIVVRQLNQIPIEDTEVELVERKGLGHPDYISDAVAEEASRQLSAYYKERFGAIMHHNLDKVLLVGGQASPRWGGGDVISPIYIIVSGRATTEVRTSSGIEEVPVGRIVIKAVKDWVSRNLRFLDPEIHLVVDYKIGKGSADLRGIFESRSGSYRANDTSFGAGFAPLSTTERLVLETERLLNSKEFKSKVPASGEDVKVMGLRRGRTLEITVADAIVSRFVRDPEEYMSVKDEIKEAVLNLASKLAPDYDVKVYVNNGDIPEEEVFYITVTGTSAEHGDDGATGRGNRVNGLITPMRPMSLEAAAGKNPVTHVGKIYNVAAMEISQVIYEKVPGAKEVYVRLLGQIGRSIDDPLIADVSIIPDNGVQLNSNIKQEVSGIVDEYLSRLHFISERFLKGEVQLY; from the coding sequence ATGCCCAGGAACATAGTTGTGAGGCAGCTTAACCAGATCCCTATAGAGGATACAGAGGTAGAGCTCGTTGAGAGGAAAGGGCTTGGGCACCCAGACTACATAAGCGACGCTGTCGCCGAGGAGGCTAGCAGGCAGCTCAGCGCCTACTACAAGGAGCGCTTTGGGGCCATAATGCACCACAACCTGGACAAAGTCCTCCTTGTGGGTGGGCAGGCCTCGCCAAGGTGGGGAGGGGGTGACGTCATATCGCCCATTTACATTATAGTCTCCGGCAGGGCGACGACGGAGGTCAGGACTTCATCAGGTATAGAGGAGGTGCCTGTTGGCAGGATAGTCATAAAGGCCGTCAAGGACTGGGTTTCAAGGAACCTGAGGTTCCTTGACCCAGAGATCCACCTAGTGGTTGACTACAAGATAGGCAAAGGGAGCGCAGACCTCAGGGGCATATTTGAGTCAAGGTCAGGGTCCTACAGGGCTAACGACACTAGCTTTGGAGCAGGCTTCGCGCCTCTGAGCACTACAGAGAGGCTGGTTCTTGAAACCGAGAGGCTGCTTAACAGCAAGGAGTTCAAGTCAAAGGTGCCTGCGTCAGGCGAGGACGTGAAGGTCATGGGGCTCAGAAGAGGGAGGACCTTAGAGATAACGGTAGCCGATGCTATTGTGAGCCGCTTCGTGAGGGATCCGGAGGAGTACATGAGTGTCAAGGATGAAATAAAGGAGGCTGTGCTCAACCTTGCCAGCAAGCTGGCGCCAGATTATGATGTGAAGGTATATGTAAACAACGGAGACATACCTGAGGAGGAGGTGTTTTACATCACGGTCACCGGCACCAGCGCGGAGCACGGCGATGATGGAGCCACTGGAAGGGGCAATAGGGTCAACGGCCTTATAACGCCTATGAGACCAATGAGCCTTGAGGCGGCAGCTGGTAAGAACCCTGTGACGCACGTAGGCAAGATATATAACGTGGCTGCCATGGAGATCTCCCAGGTAATATATGAGAAGGTACCTGGCGCGAAGGAGGTTTATGTAAGGCTTCTGGGCCAGATAGGAAGGTCCATAGATGACCCGCTGATAGCCGACGTCTCCATAATACCTGATAACGGTGTACAGTTGAACTCCAACATTAAGCAGGAGGTTTCTGGGATAGTAGATGAATACCTAAGCAGGCTGCACTTCATCTCAGAGAGGTTCCTTAAAGGGGAGGTCCAGCTCTATTAA